The proteins below come from a single Miscanthus floridulus cultivar M001 chromosome 1, ASM1932011v1, whole genome shotgun sequence genomic window:
- the LOC136504631 gene encoding uncharacterized protein: MASSSRATSSRRSVFDAAYIRSEFSAAGISGHFIPLIWKYVLQNPRCSDLDGVPSLPAAAYALLRQKFRPTTSTLTAAADSKDRTTTKLLISLQNGESVEAVVMRYDTRLGKYDGKPRPGGVRSTLCVSSQVGCKMGCRFCATGTMGFKSNLSSGEIVEQLVHASRYSQIRNVVFMGMGEPMNNYNALVEAIGVFTGSPFQLSPKRITVSTVGIIHGINKFNADLPKVNLAVSLHAPDQDIRCQIMPAARAFPLVKLMNALQSYQNESKQTIFIEYIMLDGVNDQEEHAHQLGKLLETFKAVVNLIPFNPIGSSSNFKTSSDQNVKKFQKVLKGIYHIRTTVRQQMGQDIAGACGQLVVSLPDERSAGGATLLSDIEDLRI; the protein is encoded by the exons ATGGCGTCGTCATCGAGGGCGACGTCGTCGCGCCGTTCCGTCTTCGACGCCGCCTACATCCGCTCGGAGTTTTCCGCGGCCGGCATCTCCGGCCACTTCATCCCTCTCATCTGGAA GTACGTACTTCAGAACCCTAGGTGCAGCGACCTGGATGGCGTCCCGTCGCTGCCGGCGGCCGCGTACGCGCTCCTCCGGCAGAAGTTCCGGCCGACCACGTCGACGCTAACCGCTGCCGCGGACTCCAAGGACCGCACCACGACCAAGCTCCTCATCTCCCTGCAG AATGGAGAGTCTGTAGAGGCAGTGGTCATGCGATATGACACACGACTGGGGAAGTATGATGGAAAGCCTCGGCCTGGTGGAGTGCGCTCAACCCTTTGTGTGTCATCACAG GTTGGGtgcaagatgggctgcagattctgtGCTACTGGAACAATGGGCTTCAAAAGCAATCTGTCTTCTGGAGAAATTGTAGAGCAGCTGGTCCATGCATCCCGCTATTCTCAGATCCGAAATGTTGTTTTCATG GGAATGGGGGAGCCGATGAACAACTATAATGCTTTGGTTGAAGCAATCGGAGTGTTTACAGGATCTCCTTTCCAGCTTTCACCTAAGAGAATTACTGTATCTACT GTTGGAATCATTCATGGAATCAACAAATTCAATGCAGATCTTCCAAAGGTGAATTTAGCTGTGTCATTGCATGCTCCTGACCAAGACATACGCTGTCAGATAATGCCTGCTGCACGTGCCTTTCCTTTAGTAAAGTTAATGAATGCGCTGCAGTCCTATCAAAATGAGAG CAAGCAGACCATCTTTATTGAGTACATTATGCTTGATGGAGTTAACGATCAGGAGGAGCATGCTCATCAGCTTGGTAAACTGCTTGAAACGTTCAAAGCG GTTGTCAATCTAATACCATTCAATCCAATTGGGTCAtcaagcaatttcaagacaagcaGTGACCAAAATGTGAAGAAGTTCCAAAAGGTCCTAAAAGGCATCTACCACATCAGAACCACTGTTCGCCAGCAGATGGGTCAAGACATAGCTGGTGCTTGTGGCCAGTTGGTGGTTAGCCTCCCAGATGAAAGATCAGCTGGTGGAGCAACCCTGTTGTCAGACATCGAAGACCTTCGGATCTGA